The Candidatus Woesearchaeota archaeon sequence TGGAAATTCATTCTTCTCTGCAGGCAATGATGTGTTTATTTTGCTCTTTTATGTGTTGTTCCTCGCAGCGGTCCTTTATGTTTGTGAATTAATTGATAAAAGAAGGATTCATTAGTTGCGTTTTTTTGTTTCTCTTTTTTTGAGTGTATTTTTCTTCTTTTCATTTATACTTTCTAATAAAGACCCCAATTTTTCTGAAAGAAAAATCGGGTTCCTCTGACAGTAAAGCAGTAGGGCGATTAAAAGTTAAACTGAGCCATGACAAATTCTAAAACACGCACCAGCAAAGGCAAAATGTCATGGGGACCCATTGCGCCTTTTTTGGCGCAATGGGGTTATTATGAATATAGAAAAATTCAGAAAATATCCTTCTTACAAAATAGAACATCAAATAAAAAAATCAACCAACATAATTCATCTGTTTTTCTTTCGCTTCTTCTGTGACCACTTTACTCTTTTCCATAAGTTCCTGCAGCTTCTTCTCAAAGCGTTCTGCTGTTTGAACCAGTGGTTTTGGATCTACTTTCAGCCCTAGATATTTATCGAGCACTTCAATTATTTTTGCCGCTGCTTTGCTATCCGGTAATTTAGAATGTGTATCCGCAAACAACGCGACTGTATCTGTTTTTGTTTTGAGGAGCAACGCGGATGTTACGCCGACAATAATTCCTTCTTTTAACGCGTTGACTCCTAGTTTTTTGAAACTCTCGAGCTTTTTTTGATTAAGCGTATACACGTATGCCTGTGATTCCGGCGCTTCAGCAGGAGCACCAACTCCTTCAATTGTAATGATCTCTTTTGCGGTTAATTGTTTTGCAACTT is a genomic window containing:
- a CDS encoding proteasome assembly chaperone family protein — encoded protein: MQQVQLTKKPKNVTIIEGFPGFGLVGTITTEYLLQHLKCELIGTFWIEEMPATVVVHDNELVPPVGLYYNQEYNLLIIHAITGTMGVEWAIAEYINEVAKQLTAKEIITIEGVGAPAEAPESQAYVYTLNQKKLESFKKLGVNALKEGIIVGVTSALLLKTKTDTVALFADTHSKLPDSKAAAKIIEVLDKYLGLKVDPKPLVQTAERFEKKLQELMEKSKVVTEEAKEKQMNYVG